A window of Candidatus Dependentiae bacterium contains these coding sequences:
- a CDS encoding AAA family ATPase, translated as MRKIAIINQKGGSGKTTTAVNLTATLAEKKRKVLLIDLDPQASTSSWFGQPRDAKGLFELFTNKTDINDIIIPTDDEFIDLIPSSSWLMGLEKRLAQEVGAEIILKNKFQEIKRGQYDYIIIDCPPTLGILTINALTAVHEIIVPVEARIMALSGLIQLLQTISVIKDRLNPKLRISGIVPCRVDLRTNHAKEVVKELRTNFKDKMYKTAIRENIRLSEAPSYLQPITKYDTHCNGSQDYRLLAREVIKQERK; from the coding sequence ATGCGTAAAATTGCAATTATTAATCAAAAAGGTGGCAGTGGAAAAACCACAACCGCAGTCAACCTAACAGCAACACTTGCTGAAAAAAAAAGAAAAGTTTTACTCATCGATCTAGATCCACAAGCTTCAACTTCATCATGGTTTGGGCAACCAAGAGACGCAAAAGGGTTATTTGAACTGTTTACTAATAAAACAGATATTAATGACATTATTATCCCAACAGATGATGAGTTCATTGATTTAATTCCATCATCATCATGGTTAATGGGACTTGAAAAACGTCTGGCACAAGAAGTTGGTGCTGAAATAATTTTGAAAAACAAATTCCAAGAGATCAAAAGAGGTCAATATGATTATATTATTATTGATTGTCCACCTACACTTGGCATTTTAACTATTAATGCATTAACAGCAGTGCATGAAATCATTGTTCCCGTTGAGGCTCGCATTATGGCTCTATCCGGATTAATTCAACTACTACAAACAATTTCAGTTATCAAAGACCGCCTCAATCCAAAACTTCGTATTTCAGGCATTGTACCATGTCGTGTTGATTTACGTACAAACCATGCAAAAGAGGTGGTCAAGGAATTACGCACTAATTTTAAAGATAAAATGTATAAAACTGCAATTCGTGAAAATATTAGATTGTCTGAAGCCCCAAGTTATCTACAACCAATTACTAAATATGATACTCATTGTAATGGTTCGCAAGATTATAGACTATTGGCTCGAGAAGTTATTAAGCAGGAACGTAAATAA
- a CDS encoding CapA family protein, translated as MKLAILSNVFVGKYIESDYDFFWADIKDVLQKQDLRLLNPQQQLFHQLVDNTQNAVHVIKAGNIELINLADNMLIHDNSKVPLALNRADIHTVGIGINEHQAHEPVEFETNGIKIGIIGFSNKKEHEQHTDGPNIFYTPFGDVTPIKSLLHEIKQEVDILVALVQWGSERPEPNDTYQRFAHTLIDEGIDIIHGESDHVYLGVENYNGKLIIYDSGDFVDIYMSNEKQSIPRSFIYEIEVEKRSIHKAKLIPVLLQENQLKKATDENKTEAITLMQTISKNLGTTISDNGEIEF; from the coding sequence ATGAAATTAGCGATTTTAAGCAACGTTTTCGTTGGCAAGTACATTGAGTCGGATTACGATTTTTTTTGGGCTGACATAAAGGACGTTTTACAAAAACAGGACCTCCGCTTGCTTAATCCACAACAACAACTGTTTCACCAATTAGTAGATAATACACAAAATGCAGTACATGTAATTAAGGCAGGAAATATTGAATTGATAAATTTAGCCGATAATATGTTGATTCATGATAACAGCAAAGTACCTCTTGCATTAAACAGAGCTGACATCCACACCGTTGGTATCGGCATCAATGAGCATCAAGCACACGAGCCGGTTGAATTTGAAACAAATGGTATCAAAATCGGCATTATTGGATTTTCAAATAAAAAAGAACATGAACAGCACACTGATGGTCCAAACATTTTTTATACACCCTTTGGCGATGTTACTCCAATTAAAAGTCTATTACATGAAATAAAACAAGAGGTCGATATTTTAGTTGCACTTGTACAATGGGGCTCTGAACGCCCTGAACCAAATGACACTTATCAACGATTTGCACATACACTTATTGATGAAGGAATTGATATTATACATGGTGAAAGCGACCATGTATATTTAGGCGTTGAAAATTATAACGGCAAATTGATCATATATGATTCCGGTGATTTTGTTGATATTTATATGAGCAATGAAAAACAAAGTATACCACGCTCATTTATCTATGAAATTGAAGTTGAAAAAAGATCAATACATAAAGCAAAACTCATCCCGGTGCTACTACAAGAAAACCAACTAAAAAAAGCTACTGATGAAAATAAAACTGAAGCAATTACACTAATGCAAACTATTAGCAAGAATTTGGGTACTACAATTTCAGATAACGGTGAAATTGAATTTTAG